A genome region from Flavobacterium sp. CFS9 includes the following:
- a CDS encoding TerD family protein, with amino-acid sequence MAINLEKGQRINLEKSNGTKLQNICVGVNWGAIEKKGFFGTKKEAVDLDASCAIYDDQKNHIDSVNFRKLISNDRAIKHSGDDLTGDLNGDDGLDNEVITLDFSQISPAANHVAFFINSFRGQDFKDIPFASIRIYEGTPTKVSQEFARYDVANDASFAGNVSMVLGVFYKRNGDWKFSAIGTPTNDKKLEQTIVTIQQNHL; translated from the coding sequence ATGGCAATTAATTTAGAAAAAGGACAACGTATCAACCTTGAAAAAAGTAATGGTACTAAATTACAAAACATTTGTGTTGGTGTAAACTGGGGAGCAATTGAGAAAAAGGGATTTTTTGGGACCAAAAAAGAGGCAGTAGATTTAGATGCCAGTTGCGCTATTTATGACGACCAAAAAAATCATATTGATTCCGTAAATTTTAGAAAACTAATATCAAATGATCGTGCAATTAAGCACAGTGGTGACGATCTAACAGGTGATTTAAATGGAGATGACGGTTTGGATAATGAGGTAATTACATTGGATTTTTCACAAATATCACCAGCTGCCAATCACGTTGCCTTTTTTATAAATAGCTTTAGAGGACAGGATTTTAAAGACATCCCTTTTGCGTCTATCAGAATTTACGAGGGAACTCCAACAAAAGTAAGCCAGGAATTTGCACGTTATGATGTTGCAAATGATGCTTCTTTCGCTGGAAATGTTTCTATGGTTTTAGGAGTTTTTTATAAAAGAAATGGAGATTGGAAATTTAGTGCAATCGGAACTCCGACAAATGATAAAAAGTTGGAACAAACTATCGTTACCATTCAACAAAACCATCTATAA
- a CDS encoding toxic anion resistance protein produces the protein MLENQLVAQENTALIDKDGNVNLTSITEAEVNNYKSISNQLNENDTNSILNYGAEIQNSIAKQSDTFLSNVRTYNSGEVGTLINDLLTELNYVDVDQLDQGPFKRFLSKIPLLNKLVIDVKKLFQQYDKITVNIDKISNKVKAGMINSVKDNSALQTMFDGNVNLIKEMEKHIIAGQIRFKELGEELAVMEGNPAQYQDYQISDKRNFINRLDKRLADMKIVRFIMLQSLAQIRVVQNNNTSIAEKAQSILTTTMPVWKNQLTLAVALQRQKQNIEVQRRVSETTNTILQKNAEMLKQNSIEVAKENENTVVSLETLKMTTKSLIDTLTEVKQIHEQGTETRRQLDAGLQSLEVELKKGVIS, from the coding sequence ATGCTAGAAAATCAATTGGTTGCTCAGGAGAATACCGCGTTGATTGATAAGGATGGAAATGTAAACTTAACTTCAATTACAGAGGCGGAAGTTAACAATTACAAGTCGATTTCAAATCAGTTAAATGAAAATGATACTAATTCAATTTTGAACTATGGAGCTGAAATCCAGAATTCGATTGCGAAGCAGAGTGATACTTTTTTATCTAATGTCAGAACTTACAATTCGGGTGAAGTTGGTACACTAATCAATGATTTGCTTACAGAGTTAAATTATGTCGATGTGGATCAGTTGGATCAGGGGCCATTTAAGCGATTTCTGTCCAAAATTCCTTTGCTGAATAAATTAGTAATAGATGTAAAAAAGTTGTTCCAGCAATACGATAAGATTACTGTAAATATTGATAAAATCAGTAACAAAGTAAAGGCAGGAATGATTAATTCTGTAAAAGATAACAGTGCCCTTCAAACGATGTTTGATGGTAATGTGAATCTTATTAAAGAAATGGAAAAACACATTATAGCAGGACAAATCCGATTTAAAGAATTGGGTGAGGAGCTTGCGGTAATGGAAGGGAATCCGGCTCAATATCAGGATTACCAAATTTCGGACAAAAGAAACTTCATTAATCGTCTGGACAAGCGTTTGGCTGATATGAAAATTGTTCGTTTTATTATGCTGCAGTCCCTGGCGCAAATTCGTGTCGTACAAAATAATAACACTTCAATTGCAGAGAAAGCACAATCGATCCTGACTACAACTATGCCGGTTTGGAAGAATCAATTAACACTCGCGGTTGCTTTGCAAAGACAAAAGCAAAATATTGAAGTACAGCGAAGAGTGTCTGAAACGACAAATACTATTTTGCAGAAAAATGCTGAAATGTTAAAACAAAACAGTATTGAAGTAGCAAAAGAAAATGAAAACACAGTGGTGTCTCTTGAAACTTTGAAAATGACAACGAAATCATTAATTGATACGCTGACAGAAGTAAAACAAATTCACGAGCAGGGTACCGAAACCAGAAGACAACTTGATGCCGGACTGCAAAGTCTTGAAGTTGAATTAAAAAAAGGAGTGATAAGTTAA
- a CDS encoding TerD family protein → MAINLEKGQRQSIEAPKFIVGLGWDSNSSSTGEGFDLDASVFLVGANGKIPNDNHFVYYNNLKSPDGAVTHTGDNLTGAGDGDDEKIQIDLSTISPEVNEICFVVTIHHADTRRQNFGQIRNSFIRIIDQTNTELVKYELDEDFSIETAVEFGRIYKRNNEWKFEAVGIGMKGGLQDYLNKYN, encoded by the coding sequence ATGGCAATTAATTTAGAAAAAGGTCAGAGACAGAGTATCGAAGCTCCAAAATTTATTGTTGGACTTGGCTGGGATAGTAATTCAAGCAGTACGGGAGAGGGATTTGATCTTGATGCTTCAGTTTTTTTAGTTGGTGCAAATGGAAAAATTCCAAATGACAATCATTTTGTTTATTATAATAATTTAAAATCGCCAGACGGAGCTGTAACGCATACTGGGGACAATTTAACCGGTGCAGGAGACGGGGATGATGAGAAAATTCAAATCGATTTGTCTACAATATCTCCGGAGGTAAATGAAATTTGCTTTGTGGTAACAATTCATCATGCAGATACCAGAAGGCAAAATTTTGGACAGATTAGAAATTCATTTATTCGAATCATTGATCAGACTAATACAGAATTAGTAAAGTACGAGCTTGATGAGGATTTTTCTATTGAGACTGCTGTTGAATTCGGAAGAATTTACAAAAGAAACAACGAATGGAAGTTTGAAGCTGTGGGAATAGGGATGAAAGGCGGCTTACAAGACTATTTGAATAAATATAATTAA
- a CDS encoding TerD family protein produces MAINLIKGQKIDLRKSSGESLTNFCVGVNWGAIETKGFLGLSKNVVEVDLDLSCVLIDDQNKLHDHLYSPLYKLEVLQQFGLSKGKLLSVDGALKHTGDDLAGDTGGDDGLDNEIITVDLSKVDAKVNQIFFFLNNAGKEDFSQIPYAKIRMYEGTPTNVVSEFASYNVSADSQYVNRRSIIMGKLYKHNGEWKFSAIGDPTTDTFLGQTIQKIVQSYV; encoded by the coding sequence ATGGCTATTAACTTAATCAAAGGTCAGAAAATTGATTTAAGAAAATCAAGTGGCGAATCATTAACCAATTTTTGTGTGGGTGTAAACTGGGGAGCGATTGAAACGAAAGGTTTTTTAGGATTATCAAAAAACGTAGTAGAAGTCGATCTGGATTTGAGCTGTGTATTGATTGATGATCAGAATAAACTTCACGACCATTTGTATTCTCCATTATACAAATTAGAAGTGTTACAGCAATTTGGTCTTTCAAAAGGTAAATTGCTAAGTGTTGACGGAGCCTTAAAACATACTGGTGATGATCTTGCAGGTGATACTGGCGGAGATGATGGTTTAGATAATGAGATTATCACAGTTGATCTTTCTAAGGTTGATGCCAAAGTTAACCAGATCTTTTTCTTTTTAAACAATGCAGGAAAAGAAGATTTCTCTCAAATTCCTTATGCAAAAATCAGAATGTACGAAGGTACTCCAACCAATGTGGTTTCAGAATTTGCTTCTTATAACGTTTCTGCTGATTCTCAATATGTAAACAGACGTTCTATCATTATGGGGAAATTATACAAACATAACGGAGAATGGAAATTCAGTGCAATTGGAGATCCTACTACTGATACTTTTTTAGGGCAGACTATCCAAAAAATAGTTCAGTCTTACGTATAA
- a CDS encoding TerC/Alx family metal homeostasis membrane protein encodes MNQHPIFSEHPGLIIVFAIAVVIMLLLDLGIFNKKSHVVSNKEAVTWSLVWISLAMIFSGLVYYFAGSAKFYEFQSAYWIEKALSVDNLFVFILVFKFFDVANHNKHKVLFWGIIGALVLRAIFIFSGAFLIELTYLNKLLSLIGVEGFKYDINLIMTAFGLFLVYAGVKSWSAGDEDDEEDYNNTKGARLIRKFFSVSDKYDGDKFFTIENGKKLATPLLVVVAVIEFTDLLFAVDSIPAIFAISSDPFILYTSNIFAILGLRALFFLLDNFIHLFSKLQYGLAIILSFIGVKMIISPFYHIESLYSLLVIGGILAISVLASIMLPEPKEA; translated from the coding sequence ATGAATCAACACCCTATTTTTTCAGAACATCCGGGATTAATAATCGTCTTCGCCATTGCAGTAGTGATCATGCTGTTGTTGGATTTGGGAATCTTCAACAAAAAAAGCCATGTCGTAAGTAATAAAGAAGCAGTAACCTGGTCATTAGTATGGATTAGTTTAGCGATGATTTTTAGTGGTTTGGTTTATTACTTCGCCGGATCGGCAAAATTTTATGAATTTCAATCGGCGTATTGGATTGAAAAAGCACTTTCAGTCGACAATCTTTTTGTTTTTATATTGGTCTTCAAATTTTTTGACGTAGCCAATCACAATAAACATAAAGTATTGTTTTGGGGAATTATCGGAGCATTGGTTTTAAGAGCTATTTTTATTTTCTCAGGAGCGTTCCTAATCGAACTGACTTATTTAAACAAGCTTTTAAGTTTGATTGGAGTAGAAGGTTTCAAATACGATATCAATTTAATCATGACAGCTTTCGGATTGTTCCTTGTGTACGCAGGAGTAAAATCATGGTCTGCCGGTGATGAGGACGATGAAGAAGATTACAACAATACCAAAGGAGCAAGATTAATTAGAAAGTTTTTTAGTGTTAGCGATAAATACGACGGAGATAAATTCTTTACTATCGAAAATGGAAAAAAACTGGCAACTCCGCTTTTAGTAGTAGTAGCGGTAATTGAATTTACCGATTTATTATTCGCAGTTGATTCTATACCGGCAATTTTTGCAATTTCCAGTGATCCTTTTATCCTTTATACTTCTAATATTTTTGCAATTTTAGGACTTAGAGCTTTGTTTTTCTTATTGGATAACTTCATTCACTTGTTCAGTAAATTACAGTATGGCTTAGCTATTATTCTTTCGTTTATTGGCGTTAAGATGATTATTTCTCCATTTTATCATATCGAATCTCTGTATTCCTTACTTGTAATTGGAGGAATTCTGGCAATTTCCGTACTAGCTTCAATAATGCTTCCGGAGCCAAAAGAGGCATAA
- a CDS encoding ABC-F family ATP-binding cassette domain-containing protein yields MLNIHNLSVSFGGTYLFEEVTFRLGAGDRVGLVGKNGAGKSTMLKMLARDFAPDSGVISQEKDIRMGFLRQDIDFERGRTVLEEAYEAFTEIKIVEKKLEEINHQLVTRTDYESEEYGQIIEALSDYTHRFDLLGGYNYVGDTEKILLGLGFKREVFNNQTETFSGGWRMRIELAKLLLQSNDVLLLDEPTNHLDIESIIWLENFLRNYPGVVVIVSHDKMFLDNVTNRTIEISLGKAYDFNKPYTQYLELRHEIREKQLATQKNQAKKIEETEKLIEKFRAKASKASMAQSLIKKLDKVERIEVDEDDNSVMNISFPVSKEPGKVVIEAENVTKAYGDKVILKDIDLLVERGSKIAFVGQNGQGKSTFIKAIVNEFEYKGNIKLGHNVQLGYFAQNQAEYLDGEITLLQTMEDAATDTNRSKVRDMLGSFLFRGDDVEKKVKVLSGGERNRLALCKLLLQPINVLLMDEPTNHLDIKSKNVLKAALQKFGGTLLLVSHDRDFLQGMSNIVYEFKDQKIREYLGDINFFLEQRNLENMREVEKKDVVKEVAPKESKKTSYEDQKKGKALQNRLSKVESQIKQLEKDIQHDDKMLASNYDKHIEDASFFTAYNKKKEDLDQLLLDWEIVQEEIDNFNA; encoded by the coding sequence ATGCTTAATATACACAATCTTTCGGTTTCTTTTGGAGGAACATATTTATTTGAAGAAGTTACCTTTCGTTTGGGTGCCGGTGACCGCGTGGGTCTTGTTGGTAAAAACGGAGCGGGTAAATCTACAATGCTTAAAATGTTGGCAAGAGATTTTGCTCCCGATTCAGGGGTTATTTCTCAGGAGAAAGATATCCGAATGGGTTTTTTGCGTCAGGATATTGATTTTGAACGTGGAAGAACGGTGTTAGAGGAAGCTTATGAGGCTTTTACTGAAATTAAAATTGTTGAGAAAAAACTAGAAGAAATCAATCATCAATTGGTGACCAGAACCGATTATGAAAGTGAAGAATACGGTCAGATCATTGAAGCTTTATCTGATTATACTCATCGTTTTGATCTTCTTGGAGGTTACAATTATGTAGGGGATACTGAGAAGATTCTTTTAGGATTAGGTTTCAAAAGAGAAGTTTTCAATAATCAGACGGAAACATTTTCAGGAGGTTGGAGAATGCGTATCGAGTTAGCAAAACTGTTATTGCAATCCAATGATGTATTGCTTCTGGATGAGCCTACGAATCACCTGGATATTGAGAGTATCATTTGGTTAGAAAATTTCCTTCGTAACTATCCCGGAGTCGTGGTAATCGTTTCGCACGATAAAATGTTTTTGGATAATGTAACCAACCGTACCATCGAAATTTCTTTAGGAAAAGCATACGATTTTAATAAACCTTATACGCAATATTTAGAATTGCGTCATGAGATTCGTGAAAAGCAATTGGCTACTCAAAAGAATCAGGCAAAGAAAATTGAAGAAACAGAAAAATTAATCGAAAAGTTCCGTGCAAAAGCTTCAAAAGCTTCGATGGCGCAATCGTTAATTAAAAAGTTAGATAAAGTAGAAAGAATCGAAGTAGATGAAGACGACAATTCGGTTATGAATATTTCGTTCCCGGTTTCAAAAGAGCCAGGTAAAGTTGTAATCGAAGCCGAAAACGTTACAAAAGCTTACGGTGATAAAGTGATTCTAAAAGATATTGATTTGTTGGTAGAACGCGGAAGTAAAATTGCTTTTGTGGGGCAAAACGGTCAGGGAAAATCTACTTTTATTAAAGCCATTGTAAACGAATTTGAATACAAAGGGAACATCAAATTAGGACACAACGTACAGTTGGGTTATTTCGCGCAAAATCAGGCAGAATACCTTGATGGAGAAATCACGTTGTTACAGACTATGGAAGATGCTGCAACAGACACTAACCGTTCAAAAGTTCGTGATATGTTAGGATCATTTTTGTTCCGTGGAGACGATGTCGAGAAAAAAGTAAAAGTACTTTCAGGAGGTGAACGTAACCGTTTGGCACTTTGTAAATTGTTGTTACAGCCAATCAATGTTTTGCTGATGGATGAGCCTACGAATCACCTGGATATTAAATCTAAGAACGTTTTAAAAGCTGCCCTTCAAAAATTTGGAGGAACTTTGTTATTGGTTTCTCACGATAGAGATTTTCTTCAGGGAATGTCAAATATTGTTTATGAATTCAAAGATCAAAAGATCAGAGAATATTTAGGAGATATTAATTTCTTCTTAGAGCAGCGCAATTTGGAAAATATGCGTGAGGTCGAGAAAAAAGATGTTGTAAAAGAAGTTGCTCCAAAAGAATCTAAGAAAACGTCATACGAAGATCAGAAAAAAGGAAAAGCACTTCAAAACCGATTGAGTAAAGTGGAGAGTCAAATCAAACAATTAGAAAAAGACATTCAGCACGATGATAAAATGCTGGCTTCTAATTATGACAAACATATTGAAGATGCTTCGTTTTTTACCGCGTACAACAAAAAGAAAGAAGATTTAGACCAATTATTGTTGGACTGGGAAATTGTTCAGGAAGAGATTGATAATTTTAACGCTTAG
- a CDS encoding App1 family protein, translated as MKPILQLYRGYANEEELIVMGHVFKRTYEYDYQKKNFKNATSIINQFRIKTIKNFDVYLKCGNQEIHTKTLDDGYFKFCIPLEKETPFGWIEYEVSIKHKTEKITEKGSFIRPHKGKLGIISDIDDTFLISHTGNFFRKIYVLLFKNVNDRKVFKGVVPHYQALSSAGRNNKEEENAFFYVSSSEWNLYRFIVKFTKIHQLPRAVILLKDIKRGVADFFMSGRGNHDHKFDKIKHVLEFYPNLKYVLLGDDSQHDPILYERICKIFPVTVKAVYIRQTGKHKKEATKTIMKNLENLEVSVCYYKDSSEAIMHSKSIGLIS; from the coding sequence ATGAAACCAATCTTACAATTATATCGCGGTTATGCCAATGAAGAAGAATTAATTGTAATGGGACATGTTTTCAAAAGAACGTATGAGTATGATTACCAGAAAAAAAACTTCAAAAATGCAACTTCAATCATCAATCAGTTCCGAATAAAAACCATTAAAAATTTTGATGTTTATCTAAAATGCGGCAATCAGGAAATTCACACTAAAACCCTGGATGATGGTTACTTCAAGTTCTGTATTCCACTCGAAAAAGAAACTCCCTTTGGATGGATTGAATACGAAGTCAGCATAAAACATAAGACTGAAAAAATAACTGAAAAAGGCAGTTTTATAAGGCCACACAAAGGCAAACTGGGTATTATCTCTGATATTGACGATACTTTTTTAATCTCACACACCGGTAATTTCTTCCGAAAAATATATGTTCTTTTATTTAAAAATGTGAACGACCGTAAAGTTTTTAAAGGTGTTGTACCGCATTATCAGGCTTTGAGTTCAGCCGGACGAAATAATAAGGAAGAAGAAAATGCCTTTTTTTATGTGTCGAGCAGCGAATGGAATTTGTATCGATTTATCGTCAAATTTACCAAAATACATCAGCTGCCAAGAGCCGTAATTTTATTGAAAGACATCAAAAGAGGAGTCGCTGATTTTTTCATGAGCGGACGGGGAAACCACGATCATAAATTCGACAAAATAAAACACGTTTTAGAATTTTATCCCAATCTTAAGTATGTTTTACTGGGAGACGATTCGCAGCACGACCCCATCCTGTACGAGCGAATCTGTAAAATCTTTCCTGTAACCGTAAAAGCAGTTTACATCAGACAGACTGGTAAACATAAAAAAGAAGCTACCAAAACAATTATGAAAAACCTCGAAAACTTAGAAGTTTCTGTTTGTTACTATAAGGACAGCAGTGAGGCTATTATGCATTCTAAATCTATTGGTCTTATTTCGTGA
- a CDS encoding diacylglycerol kinase family protein, whose product MKKNILFVVNPISGDLDKSDVIEAVQEFAAAHHFDLEVYETTGQHDQKEIQSIYNQYHPERIIVAGGDGTIKMVAEAMEQFDVIIGILPAGSANGLSVDLNLPDTLEENLKIAFLHHYIEMDMISINGKKSIHLSDIGVNANLVKNYEESNLRGLWGYALQAYSALKESEEPFVATISANNETVEHTARMIVIANSQKYGTGVIINPNGAMNDGKFELVILKSLDLLLIGKIITGNMPIDSEDIVIISTDKAMIKTDYPVNFQIDGEYCGAQSSLDIHILHKQMKIAIP is encoded by the coding sequence TTGAAAAAGAATATCTTATTTGTTGTCAACCCGATTTCGGGAGATCTGGATAAATCCGATGTAATAGAAGCTGTACAGGAGTTTGCTGCTGCTCATCATTTTGATCTGGAAGTTTATGAGACCACCGGGCAGCATGATCAGAAAGAAATACAGAGCATTTACAATCAGTATCATCCTGAACGTATTATAGTGGCCGGTGGAGACGGAACCATAAAAATGGTAGCTGAAGCTATGGAGCAGTTTGATGTCATTATTGGGATTTTGCCTGCTGGTTCAGCAAATGGATTATCAGTCGATTTAAACCTGCCGGATACACTCGAGGAAAACCTTAAGATTGCTTTTTTGCATCATTATATCGAAATGGATATGATTTCTATCAATGGTAAAAAAAGTATTCATTTGAGTGATATTGGTGTAAACGCAAATCTGGTAAAAAATTACGAAGAAAGTAATTTACGAGGTTTGTGGGGGTACGCCTTGCAGGCATATTCGGCTTTAAAAGAATCGGAAGAACCTTTTGTGGCTACAATCTCGGCAAATAATGAAACCGTCGAACATACCGCAAGAATGATTGTGATTGCTAATTCTCAGAAATACGGAACCGGGGTGATTATCAATCCAAATGGCGCAATGAATGACGGGAAGTTCGAATTGGTCATTTTAAAAAGCCTCGATTTACTGCTGATCGGAAAAATTATCACCGGAAACATGCCTATTGATTCTGAAGATATTGTGATTATTTCTACAGATAAAGCCATGATAAAAACAGACTATCCTGTAAATTTTCAAATTGACGGGGAGTATTGTGGAGCACAAAGTTCTCTCGACATTCACATTTTACACAAACAGATGAAAATAGCGATCCCTTAG
- a CDS encoding peptidogalycan biosysnthesis protein yields MTTTYSFEIYNSASLLPLEWNSLAATNIFLTKEYLEVLENSCPVNMICHFIGIFNNNKLVGIVLTQFLFTEKLESFGERDQCLKTSVRNFAFKNFASHVLFVGNNMLTGQNAFVFASDIKQSIALKTLHKAINQLKKNLKANGKKVHITSIKDFTATEIIPLQNEFKNNYTFSTQPNMVFEIHKDWASEQDYIDALSKKYRDQYKRARKKADGIVKQKMSLADIKKYEDVIYDLYFHVAKNAPFNTFFLARNHFSFFKEIMKDDFLFYGYFLEEKLVGFNTLIKNGSAMDTYFLGYDETIQREKMLYLNMLYDMIAYSINHGFKEVVFARTALEIKSSVGAKPVKMYGLITHSNTLINHNIGRLFSYLEPKTDWQERNPFK; encoded by the coding sequence TTGACTACAACTTATTCTTTCGAAATATACAATAGTGCATCGCTACTGCCCTTGGAATGGAATTCTCTGGCGGCAACTAATATTTTTTTGACTAAAGAATACCTGGAAGTCCTGGAAAACTCCTGTCCGGTAAATATGATATGCCATTTTATTGGAATTTTCAACAATAACAAACTCGTCGGAATTGTTCTGACTCAATTTTTATTTACAGAGAAACTGGAATCGTTTGGTGAACGTGATCAATGTTTGAAAACTTCGGTAAGAAATTTTGCTTTTAAGAATTTTGCCTCTCATGTACTATTTGTCGGGAACAATATGCTTACCGGACAAAATGCGTTTGTATTTGCCTCAGACATCAAACAATCAATAGCGCTAAAAACGCTGCACAAAGCCATTAATCAGCTTAAAAAAAACCTGAAAGCGAATGGAAAAAAGGTGCACATTACCAGTATAAAAGATTTTACAGCAACCGAAATTATTCCTTTACAAAACGAATTTAAAAACAATTACACATTTTCAACCCAGCCTAATATGGTTTTTGAAATCCATAAAGACTGGGCATCTGAGCAGGATTATATTGACGCTTTGTCAAAAAAATACCGGGATCAGTACAAACGCGCCCGCAAAAAAGCAGATGGAATTGTAAAGCAAAAAATGTCTTTGGCCGACATTAAAAAATATGAAGATGTTATTTATGATTTGTATTTTCATGTGGCTAAAAATGCCCCTTTTAATACTTTTTTCTTAGCCCGAAATCATTTTAGTTTTTTCAAAGAAATCATGAAAGATGACTTTCTGTTTTATGGCTACTTTTTAGAAGAAAAGCTAGTTGGATTCAACACATTAATTAAAAACGGAAGCGCGATGGATACCTACTTTTTAGGATACGACGAAACCATTCAACGCGAAAAAATGTTATATCTAAACATGCTTTACGATATGATTGCCTACTCTATCAATCACGGTTTTAAAGAAGTGGTATTTGCCAGAACGGCTCTCGAAATCAAAAGTTCTGTTGGGGCGAAACCTGTTAAAATGTATGGGTTAATTACACACAGCAATACGCTGATCAACCACAATATTGGCCGATTATTTAGTTATCTGGAACCCAAAACCGACTGGCAGGAACGAAACCCGTTTAAATAA
- a CDS encoding DUF1761 domain-containing protein has product MEFNPVALFLSAIVTLAVGFIWYNPKVFGTIWMRENNLTPEDLQKGNMLKIFGLTYLFSLMITVILMSLTIHQTGALGMVGGPPLVASAKPSFAAFMNDYGTAYRTFKHGTLHGFMSALFFVFPIIGINGLFERKSWKYIFIHAGYWAVCLTLMGGIICAFA; this is encoded by the coding sequence ATGGAATTTAACCCTGTTGCATTATTCTTATCAGCAATCGTAACACTGGCTGTTGGTTTTATCTGGTACAACCCTAAAGTGTTCGGAACCATCTGGATGAGAGAGAACAATCTCACTCCCGAAGACTTACAAAAAGGAAATATGCTGAAAATATTCGGTCTTACGTATCTTTTCTCGTTAATGATTACCGTCATTTTAATGTCTCTGACCATTCATCAGACAGGTGCTTTGGGAATGGTGGGCGGACCTCCTTTGGTAGCCAGTGCTAAACCCTCATTTGCTGCTTTTATGAATGACTACGGAACAGCGTACCGCACCTTTAAACATGGAACTCTTCACGGATTTATGTCTGCATTATTTTTTGTCTTCCCCATAATTGGAATCAATGGTCTATTCGAAAGAAAATCATGGAAATATATCTTTATTCATGCAGGCTACTGGGCAGTTTGCCTCACTTTGATGGGCGGAATTATCTGTGCATTTGCCTAA
- a CDS encoding Two component regulator three Y domain protein, with protein sequence MKSLVLFFLAFIFSPVIFADTVSDKEKEALIKLYEATNGSEWTVKWDLSLSVATWHGVKVENGKVVGLYLANNNLQGNLPVELLTLVNLVTIDLHDNKIQGQLPLEIGKLNQLETLALFNNEIQGQLPGSIYAIKTLKVLLLNQNQLSGSLSKEVINFSALENLSLFDNNFEGEIPNELEKLGHLSELNLSYNKFKGGVSKNLILLDALNMTMFDEEGNPFLLEIAARKETTMVTRN encoded by the coding sequence ATGAAAAGCTTAGTCCTGTTTTTTCTGGCTTTTATTTTTTCGCCTGTTATTTTTGCTGATACAGTTTCAGATAAAGAGAAAGAGGCGCTTATCAAATTGTATGAGGCGACAAACGGATCGGAGTGGACAGTAAAGTGGGATTTATCACTTTCGGTAGCTACCTGGCATGGTGTAAAAGTTGAAAATGGTAAAGTTGTCGGGCTCTATTTGGCAAATAATAATTTGCAGGGAAATCTGCCTGTAGAATTGTTGACTTTGGTTAATTTGGTTACGATTGATCTGCACGACAATAAAATTCAGGGCCAGCTTCCTTTGGAGATTGGAAAATTAAACCAGTTAGAAACTCTTGCTTTGTTTAATAATGAAATTCAGGGGCAGTTGCCGGGGTCAATTTATGCGATAAAGACTTTGAAAGTTTTGCTTTTAAATCAGAATCAGCTGTCAGGGAGTTTGAGTAAAGAAGTAATCAACTTTAGTGCTTTGGAAAACCTGAGTTTGTTTGATAATAATTTTGAAGGGGAAATTCCAAATGAATTAGAAAAACTAGGTCATTTGTCTGAATTGAATCTTTCTTATAATAAATTTAAAGGAGGCGTTTCGAAAAATTTGATTTTATTGGACGCCTTAAATATGACGATGTTTGATGAAGAAGGAAATCCTTTTTTATTAGAAATCGCCGCCAGAAAAGAAACTACAATGGTTACCAGAAATTAA